The following DNA comes from Salvia splendens isolate huo1 chromosome 17, SspV2, whole genome shotgun sequence.
AATGCCTGATATTGATTGACCACGTTTTGTTATAATCTATGCCTGAAATCgaaatcacgaatgaagttacctaactatgactgaaatcacgAACCATGTACAGCAATGAATACAAACCGAACTATTTCAAATGCGTGATGATGATTGTTTTCTCTATGCCtgaaatcacgaatgaagttacCCAACTATGATTGAAATCACATACAATGTAAAAAATGGATACAAACCGACGAAGTACTCTATCAAATACCACCAAAATATGTCATGATATCATTTCCACCAAAATAGTAGAGTAATTTGTTACAAACTAGTCTGTAACATATATAACatacatatcatatcatcactGCCACCAAAATATACAAACTCGTAGTTACCATACACATCATATCAACACTGCCACTGTAAATTTTTCACCCATCCCAAACAAACACAAAGTTTTAAGATTAAGTAAGGCCCGCCAATCTTGATCACCACGGCGGCCGCATCTCTGAGGCTGAGTCCTGGTCCGAGTGCTTGGTCCCGGATTCTAAACATTAGGCTGCAACACTTAACAGCATAGTAAGTATATACGAGAAAGCACTGTGTACAATTAGAGAatatatgtttattgcatattacCTCTCGGCAATTATTTGACGATTCTGGCAAAGTACTCTCACCACGTTCACACGACCCGATGTGCTGCGAAGTCTCCCCAACCTGAGAACGGGCATCTGTCTGAGGATCATTGCTGCATGTCCTCCTATTATGACCTTCTTGACCGCACCGCCGACATTTCATCACGAAGGTGCGACGCAATGACTCACCTTCGTCCGCATGAAGACGAATCTGGGGCTCCTCACGTCTTCGTTTCTTTGGCCTACCACGTTGCCGCTTTGTCCGCGGGGGCGCCGGTTCCAACGCATCAGCAGAAGAAGACTTGGGCCAATTGTCCACCCCATTGATGGGGTAAAGGACATTCTCGTATAACATGATCATTGTGGACTTCAAATAATATCGGGAGACGAATCGCGTCACGTCATCGccattcttgttgattgttgCGATAGCATGCGTGCATGGGATTCCGGTTAGCTGCCACAATCTGCAGGAGCATGTGAAATCACGCATGTTGACTACATATTGGCCAGACGGCCTAGTTACTTGGTACGAAGACTGTCCGTTCCATGTAGCCCTCCACGATGACGCCCTCACGTACCACTTGTCAACAAGCTCCTTGATAACAGGAGGGACTGCGTGAGTGTAGCTTTTGATCCAATGGCCTCTGATCTGAATTCTTTCCATTTGACTTGTTCGAATCTCCTCCAACATGTTGATAATTGCTTTCTCTCGAGCCAATGCAATCTTCGAATTAAATGTCTCACAAATGTTGTTCCGGAGCACATCATAACAAGTGTGTGGAGAGAAAAATGCCTTGACCCACTTTTCTTTGGGAGCAACTCCAGAAAGCCACTGATGTGCTTGGGGATACTCGGTCTGCAAAGCATTCATCTTGTCTACATAATGTTCGAGGGTGGTACTCGAGGCAATCTCCCACAACCgttctttgaaattttctccAACAAATCTCTTCTTGAAATCGTTGTAAATGTGCTGCACACAAAAGCGATGCTCGCTTTGTGGGAATTCCTCAGCAATCAATTTTGCAAGCCACTGAtgcaacacaacaaaacattaccacaaaatcacagttcaaGTACATCATGTATTGATCAAATCacagataaaataaaatcacataCCACGTACATTATGTAATATTGAAATCATAACGACCATACCTTTTGTTGGTCAGACATAAACACATATCATGGCCCATTTGCATGCAAGTTTAGGTCATCAGACAAGTACTCTACGAACCACTTCCACTGGACATAACTCTCGGCTTCAGTCACAACCCAAGCAATCGACCACCAGCCATGTTGGGATCAATCCCCATTGCTGTCATGAGTTGTCCTCTGTACATCCCTCGCAAGAAACAAGCGTCGAAGAAGATAATTGGCCGACATAATTGCATCCATCCCTTTTTCAATGGTCCAAGGCAGCAGTAGAACCTCACGAATCTCGGGCCCACAGCGCCATAATCCCTCGTATTCTCATAATGTATATGAATGCTGGAATCAGGGTGCGTCTGCTCCAATTCAGCTTTGTAGTAGAGCAAGTTTCTGTATTGGGTTGCCGCAGAGCCGAATATTCCATCCAGTGCGTGCTCTCTGGCCCGATATGCCTTCATCCTACCTATCTTCAGGCCAAAATCTTCATCGAAACACTACCGTATAGCTGCAAGTGGAATGTGAGGGTTGGCTTTGATCTTCTCCATATAACGCTCACCAAGCCACTTTGCCGTCAGCCACTTCGAATCCAACACCTGAGAGCATGTGTGCGCATGATCGCGTTGCATATTCATCACAACGTAATCATGACCGTTGTGTATTTCGTGTTTCCTCAAGTATACATACCACTCACACCCTTGCCCTTTACAAATGGCTCGAAGCTTGTCGTCGTCATTTCTTTTCACGTGCACCGCCTTCTGGTCATTATTGCGTACTGTCTCATCACGTCATAGAAGAAATCCCTATGCTTAAAAACATCACTTAGCTTCCACAACGGAAGCTCATTAATCTCGAGCTTGAACCGGGTAAACTTTATGCCGCTCTTCTTCAAACCCTCCAAATCCTCGAGGTCATCAACATCTTGTAGCTCGTCCACAGCTTCTTCCTCGAAAAGTGGGTTGTCTGTCATGTTCCTCTTGTCTACATAAGGAGAATACTTCCTCCGCCGTTTATCCCCTGACCCCGGCTGGTCTTCGCCTTGACCCGGCTGGTCTTCGCGTTCACCTGGCTGGACTTCGCCTTGACCCGGTTGGTCTTCGCGTTCACCTGGCTGGGCTTCGCCTTGACCCGGTTGTTGTTGGAAAATGGATTCGTAATATGAGGTGAAAAGCTGCTCATCTCGGCACATGTGTGCCAACGAAATAAAATGGTTCATCTCATCATCTTCACATCAGTCGGCGGTCCCTCGATATGTAGATGGCAGCCGTCCGGAACGTACTCAAACGATGGAATGTATACCTCCTCTTGAGGTTCTACTCCCGGACCATCATGTACTTCCGGAATACCTTGTACCTCGGGTCCAGCTTGCACTTTCGGTCCACCATGCACTTCAGGCACATCATGCACTTCATGTCCAGCTTATTCCACATCACGTTCAAGTGCGGACATTAGCAATTCATCCGGAATCTCCTCTATAATGAGAACTTCCACCTTCAGTTGACATTGCGGTTCAGCTGAAAAATTCAGGGTCGGGTTGTACACACTATCGTCAACATGCTGAACATCTTCACTATGAATAGATTGCCCTATCTGATTTAAcataaaatcacaaatgaacACCATACATATAAGCATAAATCACAACTATATTACAAAAGGTGGCACTAACCTCTGCCACGCTATCAGGGTCTacaattgcttcatcttcatGCAGGAGAATCTGACCAATAGATTAATCACATATGAATACTAAACATAAACAATAAATCACAAACATATTCCACAGTAGTGTACTAACCTCTGCATGGTCTATAACTgcttcaacctcaacctcaggtTGTTTAACGTGTTCACCATTGCTACCTTCATCTCTATCTTCTACCTCAATCTCATCTCCATCTTTGCATTCATGGACATCTCCTTGTCCAATAACTCATCGACTGCATCATTCTCTTCAACCTCCATCACAACAGTTTCTGCTTGGTCTGCACTACATGATGCAAATGCATCTATCAAATTCTTACTTGCTGCCTTCTCTTCCCTCTTCCATTCGCGACGTTTGTCTTCTAAACTTTTGGTCAAATACTCTTCAAACTCGACATCCATGGGGTACCACTCAAGCATCAATAATGGTGCCGATGGTTTCCTCTGCTCCTCGTGCtgatgtttcttccttttcggTTTACTCTTACTCTTCGGCACAattggttccggttcgtcaagCTCTTCAATGACCACCGTGGTTTTTTTACAAGCGTTCACAAATTTTAGAAGCTCCTCCGCTTATTCCTTTCGCTTCTTGAGCAAGGCGACCGCCTCTGTCAGCTCCACGAGATAAATGTGAACAAGCTTTGTGCTAGTAGCCGCGACTTCGAGAAAAGGGGCCAGATGTGGATCGTCCGTAATGGGCAGCAAAGGACCTCATATTTCCACGCCCATACAACCAATATTGTACATTGGATGAACGTAATAGAACTCACAGATGGTTTTCCTATTGTACCCCAATCGCAACACCATTGCGGAAAGATCTAGGAGCTCGAATTGGCGAATCCAGCAATAGTCGAAGAATGTCAATTGCCCcccaacatacttcttctgtccaTTGATTTCGAAGATGAACCCTCCGTGATGAAAAGCGACAGAAAACATCCCGACATGGTCCCCTGTTAGGGGGTTTGTATAGAATTAGAAAACttccaaatttaaaccaacaaAACAATTTCACATATAAAGTCCTAATTTCCCAAACGTGACGACctcaaaataatttcacaaaacAACCAATTTTCGGAGCCCTAAATCACAGTCAAAATCGCTTGCttggaattttaaatttgaacttacTATATTCTTCTTCCGGAACAAAGAAATCCAGCAGAGGATCGCGAATGCTCCATGTTTCTGGGTCTACGTCGATTAGCTCCGGGCCTCGAGCCCTTCTACCGTATCTAGGTGATGCCGGAGGTGATGGTGACGAAGATGATGGCGTTGGCGACTTCTTTTTGCGCCTTGAAGAACTACGGGAGGAGGACGCTCCACCGAAACTTCATCTCCGTTTTGGAGGCATTGATGAAAATGGCGTGAAAGGCAGCGGCGTTTTCCGAGAATTAGTAGAAAATTGTGATGAGATACGGTTATGCAGAAGAAAATGATGCAGTTAAAGTGGATTGGAgggaaaaatgaaagagaaactaCCGCCTAATTGTTTTGGCGAAATGGCTAAAAATTGGAAATTACAATGCAGGTCCGAGGGTTTGAAAATAATAGGGGACAAGAACCATGCTTTGCAGTCACATCAATTACTTTTCGCAGGTCCCATCAACATTGCATGCAATAGTGGCGGCCATACAAAAGGCTGATTTTTCCCTTCCAAGCCCTGAGGGTATTATTGTCCGAAAATACACGATTTgtgattacatattttgttagatccctctggtgggatttttaaaagttaggggccTCTGCTGTTACACAACGAAAAGTTAGGGCCatttggtgcagttcactctaaattttaattgaagGTTTTAATTGTTTACTGTTTGGCCTAGGACTGTCAAAATGGATATTGGGTATTGGGTACCCAATATCCAAACCCGAAAAAGTCgggtaattggatacccgatacccaATTTTTCGGGTTTCGGATCGGGATCAGATAGTGAGATTTTTGGATTGTCGGGTATCAGGTTACCCGATATCCGATCCCGAATTttccgatttttttattttttttaaatgtaataaattatgtaCTATATGTTAATACTTTGCCTATTATAAAACCATGTTCACTGCGATTAATACTTGGAGACTTTattgtgtatgtatgtgttaATACTTGACaacataataaaaatctaaaatctagGATATATTTCGAATTTTCGATGGACTTTTCTAGTGTTAATATTTATCTATAGaacttattaattttatttaatgtgAGCTGATACATGATATGTTTTGGCAATGGTTTAATTTCAAATTCACATGAAAGGTAATTATCTTTATGGATTAATATTGTTCAGTTACTTTTGTTTGAGGATGAAATGCtcattttgtgtttagtgtcatttttttatacatgttgtTTAGTGTCATTTTTTCTCTTAAATTCGAACTACTTCAAGTTTGTATTTCTAAAAGTTTGTAgttaattttctaaaaaaatagaaaaatccaAAATCGGGACAGGGTACTCGATTTttcgggactggatacccgagtcgggtatTTTGATATCTGATATCAGTTTcggatcgggtatcgggtatcagTTTTTGGGAAATTCAGGATCGGGTACCCGAAATTTTCTGATCGATTATCCGCGGGTACCCAATTTGATAGG
Coding sequences within:
- the LOC121774288 gene encoding uncharacterized protein LOC121774288; the protein is MYVWLAKLIAEEFPQSEHRFCVQHIYNDFKKRFVGENFKERLWEIASSTTLEHYVDKMNALQTEYPQAHQWLSGVAPKEKWVKAFFSPHTCYDVLRNNICETFNSKIALAREKAIINMLEEIRTSQMERIQIRGHWIKSYTHAVPPVIKELVDKWYVRASSWRATWNGQSSYQVTRPSGQYVVNMRDFTCSCRLWQLTGIPCTHAIATINKNGDDVTRFVSRYYLKSTMIMLYENVLYPINGVDNWPKSSSADALEPAPPRTKRQRGRPKKRRREEPQIRLHADEGESLRRTFVMKCRRCGQEGHNRRTCSNDPQTDARSQVGETSQHIGSCERGESTLPESSNNCREPNV
- the LOC121774289 gene encoding uncharacterized protein LOC121774289, with the translated sequence MLHVSGSTSISSGPRALLPYLGDAGGDGDEDDGVGDFFLRLEELREEDAPPKLHLRFGGIDENGVKGSGVFRELVENCDEIRQLIEYYSNNKNPADAEENLLTCLADLF